One Gadus morhua chromosome 13, gadMor3.0, whole genome shotgun sequence genomic window carries:
- the LOC115557862 gene encoding lysozyme g-like — protein MSNMEYGNIMNVETSGASSKTAIAYGNGLTGGGVQASEKMASDDLDRMESYKTIIGNVARKHDVDPALIAAVASRESRGGAAISGTKGLGDNGNGYGLMQVDKRWHQPGGAWDSEAHVDQATKILVDFVPVVQKKFPSWSREKQLKGALAAYNMGEGVLDNADVDRITTGNDYSADVVARAQYFKRNGF, from the exons ATGTCCAACATGG AGTACGGAAACATCATGAATGTTGAAACATCTGGAGCGTCCAGCAAGACCGCGATAGCATATGGAAACGGGCTGACAGGCG GTGGTGTACAGGCATCGGAAAAAATGGCTAGCGATGATTTGGATCGTATGGAGTCATATAAAACCATCATTGGGAATGTGGCGCGCAAACATGATGTTGACCCAGCTCTCATCGCTGCCGTCGCCTCCAGAGAGTCCCGGGGTGGTGCCGCCATCTCCGGCACCAAGGGTTTGGGGGACAATGGTAATGGCTATGGACTGATGCAG GTTGATAAGAGATGGCACCAACCAGGAGGAGCCTGGGACAGTGAGGCTCACGTGGACCAAGCCACTAAGATCCTGGTTGATTTCGTTCCAGTTGTCCAGAAGAAGTTCCCCAGTTGGAGCCGTGAAAAGCAACTGAAGG GAGCGCTCGCGGCCTACAACATGGGAGAAGGTGTCCTCGACAATGCCGATGTGGACCGTATTACCACAGGCAACGACTACTCCGCTGATGTCGTTGCCAGAGCCCAGTATTTCAAACGAAACGGGTTTTAG
- the LOC115556524 gene encoding lysozyme g-like, with protein sequence MSNMEYGNIMNVLTSGASSKTARAYGNGLTGGGVQASEKMASDDLDRMKSYKTIIGNVARKHDVDPALITAVASRESRGGAAISGTKGLGDNGNGYGLMQVDKRWHQPGGAWDSEAHVDQATKILVDFVPVVQKKFPSWSREKQLKGALAAYNMGEGVLDNADVDRITTGNDYSADVVARAQYFKRNGF encoded by the exons ATGTCCAACATGG AGTACGGAAACATCATGAATGTTTTAACATCTGGAGCGTCCAGCAAGACTGCGAGAGCATATGGAAACGGGCTGACAGGCG GTGGTGTACAGGCATCGGAAAAAATGGCTAGCGATGATTTGGATCGTATGAAGTCATATAAGACCATCATTGGGAATGTGGCGCGCAAACATGATGTTGACCCAGCTCTCATCACTGCCGTCGCCTCCAGAGAGTCCCGGGGTGGTGCCGCCATCTCCGGCACCAAGGGTTTGGGGGACAATGGTAATGGCTATGGACTGATGCAG GTTGATAAGAGATGGCACCAACCAGGAGGAGCCTGGGACAGTGAGGCTCACGTGGACCAAGCCACTAAGATCCTGGTTGATTTCGTTCCAGTTGTCCAGAAGAAGTTCCCCAGTTGGAGCCGTGAAAAGCAACTGAAGG GAGCGCTCGCGGCCTACAACATGGGAGAAGGTGTCCTCGACAATGCCGATGTGGACCGTATTACCACAGGCAACGACTACTCCGCTGATGTCGTTGCCAGAGCCCAGTATTTCAAACGAAACGGGTTTTAG